The DNA window GCTGGCTAACAGCTCACATCATCCCCGCACCCGCAGGGCAGCACTCAGGGGGTCCCCACAAAGTGACAGCCATCCCATCGCCCCCCACCCACCCGTCCCTCCCCATCCCCGTGCCTTACCTGAGCCCTCAGCGGTGCCCCACGGAGGGGGGGCCCATCCTGGGGGTTCCCACAGCGGTGTACCCGGAAGGCCCCCTGTCTGTCGAGGGAATGAGGCCGGGCTCCCCGCAGCCGGGCACGTTGGTGCCACGATTTGAGCTCCTCCGTCACCGCCGCTTTGGAGAGCCCGCGGGACCCCCCTGGCACGTAGTCCTTAAGCGAGGGGGTGCGCACGATGCGGCTGTGCGAGGGCACCAGGCGTTGGTAGCGCAGCGGGGCCAGGTCCTGCTCATAGAGGAACAGCGGGGGGCCGGGGGGGTGGCAGGAGCCGGGGGGCTCCGCGGGGGTAAAAAGCGGGTTCAGTGCAGGgcggtggggctgggggacgTGGGAAGGAGACGtcggggctgctgctgcctggggaggtggcgTGGGAGACGCTGGAGACGTCGGAGATGCTGTCGTCGGAGCCGGAGCgcggtgtggggctgggggccgGGGGGCAGGAGGTGGGCACTGTCACTGTGTAGTACgtggggcggcggcggggagctGTGCTGCGGCCCCGTGTCTCAGCCGGCTCCCAGCGTGAGTCCACCCTGCGGGACAAAGGCTTGGCTCCATCTTTGTCCCCCCAGAAGTATCGCAGTCCTCCTCGTAGGGCCGTCGCCATTATCTTGTGGAGTTTGCTCCATCTCCTCCATGGGGCTTCCTCCTCTCCACAGGTCATCTAGATGGAGCAAGCTCCATCCTCCCTTCCATGGCCTTATTCCTCACCCCATGGGTCATCTCTATCTTCCCCTTGGGTTATCTCTATCACTGTGGGTTAACATCTCCAGCCTCTCCGTGAGTCGTCTCCAACCACCCTACGAGTTTCCACCTCCATCCTCCCCATGAATTATCCCCATCCTCCCTGTGGGttacctccccccccccccatgggtACCAGCAGCCCGTCCCCACTCACGGCACAGCCATACCTCAGGGACTGGCACTGTCCACGTCGGATCGCTGGCTCTGGGGTGCTGGGAGCACTGGATCCCATCTGCCTGCACAGCACCACGCTCCGGACGGGGATGAAGCGATACGGGGCCAcgtccccagccctgcagtcaGGGCTGATGGTGACAGAGGTGACTGcgggtggggatgtggggcagcaCCGGGACGCGCGGGTTTCCCCATCCCCAGGCTCAGCACTGATGCTCTTGGCCTTCCCGTAGGGTCCATCGAGGCTGGTCTCCCTCCAGGGGCCGGGGGGTGCAGAGGGGCACCCCGGATCCTCGCTCTGCTCCTCAGGGGCCAAGCGGGGCCACGGGCACGGCGACGGAAGGCGCTGCGGGGTGCCGGCTCCCATCGGCTGCGCCTCCTCTGCAGGACAGACGGAGCGTTGCGGTGGGGAGGGGCGGGATGCGTCCCCCGTACCCACAGCCCTTACCCTCCTCCAGCAACGCAGCGTCCGACAGCGAGCTCTCATCCGACGCGCTGAGCTCTGCGGGGACAGCGGCGCACAGCGGTGTGCCACGGGGCACCGCGCTCCCACGGCCGCCACCCAACGCGtccccgctcccctcccccGTCCGCCTGTCCCGACACGCTCAGGGACGGCGGCGGGACCGGCTGGTCCGGCTCACAGGAGCGCTCcgggcagctcccagccccgcagccctgcCCAGGCTCTGCCGTGGGAGCGGGGTGCAGCCCACGCTGGGGTGCGAACGCCGGGGAGAGAGCATTGGGGCGCGCACGGTGGGGCggtgcagtgctggggtgcATCCACGAGGGGACGGCCGCAGagggaggagggctggggcGCAGCCGTGGGGGTGGTGCATCCACCACTGATGGAGTTTTGGGGTTCGCTCGCAGGGGAGGCAAATCGGGGCACGTTCCCCGTGGGCAGAGAGTGCGCTGGGGTGCATCCACCAGGGATGAAGCTTTGGGGTGCGCTCCCTGGGGTGGGAGACCGGGGTGCAGCCACGCGGAGGAGCAATTTGGGGGGCAGGTGACACAGCACTGGGGACCCGCAGCTACGCACATCCCTTCCCCCCAGAAGGAAGCCGCCCGTTCTCACCCTGAGCCCCCCCGGTGCCGCCAGCAGACAGGGCCCGGCGCTCGGCCAGCAGGGTGTCCTCCAGCGCCTTCAGCTTCTGCTCCTCCTTCAATGCTGCCGTCTTCCTCCTGCGGCGCAGCTGTTTGCTGATGTTCTCCTCCCGGCACAGGCGATGTGCAGCTCTGGCAATCTGCATCTGCAGCGCCAGGTCCCGCTCCAGGGCACCCAGCGGGTcctgggggtgggggaaggggacaaTTGGCACCTCCAAATGCCCCCCACCCCGAGGACACCGCGCACCGCTGGGCACTTTGCATTGCTGCACCCCCTGCGCCCTTTGCAGTGCACCTCCGTGGGGGTGGGGATGGTGAGGGGTCCCCCATAACTGCTTATTCCTTTATGGGTGCCCCATGGGTGCAGCCTCTGCCCCCCCCGCTCACCGCCCCGCGCAGCACCAGGCTCTCATCCAGCTTGAAGGCGGCCCCAATCCTGCGCCGCACCTTGGGGGGCTTCTCACCGGCCTTCAGGGGGAACTCTTGGGGCAGCGTCCCCGTCAGCTCCTGGGGATGGATGTGGGGACACTGAGCGGTGACAggagatgggggggggagggggggttggCAGGgtcccccccttccccattctCACCGCCTCACGCAGGCAGAGCCGCCGCAgctcctgcacacacagctccagtgcctgctgctgcctgcgcACCCCGCTGCGCCAACTCCTTCAGCGGGGCCGTGGGGCTGCCGGGGCCTGgatggacggacggacggacagaTGGAGGGGCTGAGCTGTGGCCGGATCCCCCTCCCTGTCTCCCGCACCCCCTGAGCTCCCAGTTTTCCAGAGCTCCACGCTGGGACGGGCGCTGCTGGACCCACGagagctgtgctcactgctcaCCCCTctcacactgcacacagcagtgatttCCCAGCACTGGGGGGGTTCAGGGGGGACCATTTCACATTGACTCAGCCCAACCCGCAGTGAAACACCACTGAGTCACATCAGACAGGGTCCCCCCGCTCTCCAAATGGGGATCCCCCACATTGCCCAACAGCAAATTCTCCCCCTCCAACGGCAGCACCCCAGTTTGTCCCTCCTGCCGTGCCCCTAAAAGCACCCCAGGAGAGGGCACCCATCACACCCAGGGATGCAAAACCCCTTTTTGTCCCCCAGCGCTCACCCAAATGCAGCATGATCGCACTGCCGGAGTCGCCCGcctcctccctgccctccaTGCTGGGTACCTGCAGGGAGCAAGGCGAGGCCgtgtttgctttgccttctcGTAGGTCCTACGATAAACAAAGGTGTGCAAACACGTGCCTGCCAGCCTGGGCTGCCGGGCTGAGCCCCGTCCCAGGGGCAAAGGTGGTGGGGGTGCGGGGCCGGTTTCGCTGGGTGCCTCTcccagtttttatttctttcctgtctgGGCCGCAGGCGTTTTcctggggtgggggtgggaaaTGTGACCGTATCCCCCCGCCCGGTGTTCCCATCCCTTGGGGCCCAATGGGTGGGATGGGGTCAGCCATGGCGTTGCATTGCCTTCGCCCCCCGCTCATGCTATACCTCAATTTCTCTAGCAGGAAGGTGAGCACATTAGGGACACTGAGGCAGAAAAGGGGCTGCCAGCACCGGTAAGGGGGCGGCAGAAGGGCTGGGACCCCCATGGGCATGGGGTTCAGTGGGGCCAAGTGCTGCCTTACCTGGGTGCCAGCACGGCGGGGCCGTCAGCACGGTGCTCACTGCCGCTCTGCTGCACCCGGGATGCAGGGACGTGTTTTGACTTGAGAGCAGGGGAGGAGCAGGTGAGCAACACAGCCCCCGCAGGGCCTGCACGGCGCAGCACAACTCGGCACAGCATGGCGGGGAGGAGcgtggcacagcatggcacagttTGGCACAGTTTGGCACGGCACGGCGCAAAATGGCACGGCGTGGTGTGGTGTGGCACAGTGTGACACTGCATGATGGCGCAAAAATgtatggcacagcacagcatggcccCAGGCCCTTGGCACTGTCGCTGTCGTGCCCGTGGCCCCAGGCTGGGGATGCCTGTACTGGAGAAGTGGGAATCCATCTCATCCCCAAAGCACGGCCAC is part of the Lagopus muta isolate bLagMut1 chromosome 24, bLagMut1 primary, whole genome shotgun sequence genome and encodes:
- the LOC125684139 gene encoding LOW QUALITY PROTEIN: innate immunity activator protein-like (The sequence of the model RefSeq protein was modified relative to this genomic sequence to represent the inferred CDS: deleted 2 bases in 2 codons), which produces MEGREEAGDSGSAIMLHLGPGSPTAPLKELAQRVRRQQQALELCVQELRRLCLREAELTGTLPQEFPLKAGEKPPKVRRRIGAAFKLDESLVLRGADPLGALERDLALQMQIARAAHRLCREENISKQLRRRRKTAALKEEQKLKALEDTLLAERRALSAGGTGGAQELSASDESSLSDAALLEEEEAQPMGAGTPQRLPSPCPWPRLAPEEQSEDPGCPSAPPGPWRETSLDGPYGKAKSISAEPGDGETRASRCCPTSPPAVTSVTISPDCRAGDVAPYRFIPVRSVVLCRQMGSSAPSTPEPAIRRGQCQSLRVDSRWEPAETRGRSTAPRRRPTYYTVTVPTSCPPAPSPTPRSGSDDSISDVSSVSHATSPGSSSPDVSFPRPPAPPPCTEPAFYPRGAPRLLPPPGPPLFLYEQDLAPLRYQRLVPSHSRIVRTPSLKDYVPGGSRGLSKAAVTEELKSWHQRARLRGARPHSLDRQGAFRVHRCGNPQDGPPLRGAPLRAQAAPIRILRRSPPGVPVQVYVPENGEIITQV